A region of Paractinoplanes abujensis DNA encodes the following proteins:
- a CDS encoding class I SAM-dependent methyltransferase, which yields MNQPVRDAYSSLSEQYIGLFDGDWKTGDEAALIRRHLTGLDGPVLDLGCGPGHWSAALHAQGADVTGVDMVPEFIEHAQVTFPGPRFRLGSMTEVDVADHSVAGVLSWYSTIHLPPRELDGVLAGFRRLLAPGGRLVIGFFDSDDEVAAFDHAVVTAYRWPVDTFSARLAKAGFTELERLQHQFPERPDRRYAALAATTSSEDEGTVDKVNCIDVR from the coding sequence GTGAATCAGCCCGTACGTGATGCCTATTCGTCCCTGTCCGAGCAGTACATCGGCCTGTTCGACGGCGACTGGAAGACCGGCGACGAGGCGGCCCTGATCCGGCGCCACCTCACCGGCCTCGACGGTCCCGTGCTCGATCTGGGGTGCGGCCCCGGTCACTGGTCCGCCGCCCTGCACGCGCAGGGGGCCGACGTGACCGGCGTCGACATGGTGCCCGAGTTCATCGAGCACGCGCAGGTGACCTTCCCCGGCCCGCGGTTCCGGCTCGGCTCCATGACCGAGGTCGACGTGGCGGACCACTCGGTGGCGGGTGTCCTCTCCTGGTATTCGACGATTCACCTGCCGCCGCGGGAGCTGGACGGGGTGCTGGCCGGGTTCCGCCGGCTGCTGGCTCCGGGCGGGCGGCTCGTGATCGGCTTCTTCGACAGCGACGACGAGGTGGCCGCCTTCGATCATGCGGTCGTCACCGCGTACCGGTGGCCGGTGGACACCTTCTCGGCCCGGCTCGCGAAGGCCGGCTTCACCGAACTCGAACGCCTGCAACATCAGTTCCCGGAGCGGCCCGACCGCAGATACGCGGCGCTCGCGGCGACCACGTCTTCGGAAGATGAAGGAACTGTTGACAAAGTTAACTGTATTGACGTTCGCTGA
- a CDS encoding IclR family transcriptional regulator, protein MEETRSRSVAAVERAMDVLLLFGRTERADLGVTEIAATLGLTKAAVHRILTALRNRELITLDPQSRRYALGHAAVALGRAYLTRADVREMAAPELKYLSGRTGETATLSLRRGDTRLYVDQVVPDQELRLEVTMGVPFPLHAGASSKTFLAFDLDGYLDRGRLEALTEHTIVDPAQLRRELTRIREQGYATSHGERQPAASSIAAPIFNHDGRIAAVISVAGPAQRFHPGADPAVTEQLLAGAARVSAQLGWKP, encoded by the coding sequence ATGGAGGAGACCCGGTCGAGATCCGTGGCGGCGGTCGAGCGAGCGATGGACGTGCTGCTGCTGTTCGGCCGCACCGAACGGGCCGACCTGGGCGTCACCGAGATCGCGGCCACGCTCGGGCTGACCAAGGCCGCCGTGCACCGCATCCTGACCGCGCTGCGCAACCGCGAGCTGATCACGTTGGACCCGCAGAGCCGCCGGTACGCGCTGGGCCACGCCGCCGTCGCGCTCGGCCGGGCCTATCTGACGCGGGCCGACGTACGGGAAATGGCGGCTCCGGAGCTCAAATATCTGAGCGGGCGCACCGGCGAGACGGCGACGCTCTCCCTGCGGCGCGGCGACACCCGCCTGTACGTCGACCAGGTCGTGCCCGACCAGGAGCTGCGCCTGGAGGTGACCATGGGCGTCCCGTTCCCGCTGCACGCCGGCGCGTCGTCCAAGACGTTTCTGGCCTTCGACCTCGACGGCTACCTCGACCGCGGCCGCCTGGAGGCCCTGACCGAACACACGATCGTCGACCCGGCCCAGCTGCGCCGCGAACTGACCCGCATCCGCGAGCAGGGCTACGCCACCTCCCACGGCGAACGCCAGCCGGCGGCCTCCTCGATAGCCGCCCCCATCTTCAACCACGACGGCCGGATCGCCGCCGTGATCAGCGTGGCCGGCCCGGCCCAGCGTTTTCACCCGGGCGCCGACCCCGCAGTCACCGAGCAACTCCTGGCCGGCGCGGCCCGGGTCTCGGCCCAGCTCGGCTGGAAGCCCTGA
- a CDS encoding 3-keto-5-aminohexanoate cleavage protein codes for MTMLQVTPNGPWGKDAHPTMPVTPDEVLADLTECFAAGATGVHLHVRDESGGETLDPAVVNEMCRRVREVAYGDLEVGLTTGAWIVPDLADRIAMIREWEGVDVATVNLSEEGFEQVMAAMLDVGIGIDVGLWSPREVPALLASGLLPHAVRVSIELDPGEPYFLTGPPEATAEQVNLLLDEAGATCPRLTHGMNDWTWPLVRDAFRRGHATRVGFEDSVLLPDGTPATTNADLVRAAVALRAHG; via the coding sequence ATGACCATGTTGCAGGTGACGCCGAACGGGCCGTGGGGCAAGGACGCGCATCCGACGATGCCGGTCACGCCGGACGAGGTGCTCGCCGACCTGACCGAATGTTTCGCGGCCGGGGCGACCGGAGTCCACCTGCATGTACGCGACGAATCCGGCGGCGAGACGCTCGACCCGGCGGTCGTGAACGAGATGTGCCGGCGGGTGCGCGAGGTCGCGTACGGCGACCTTGAAGTCGGCCTGACCACGGGCGCCTGGATCGTGCCCGATCTGGCCGACCGGATCGCGATGATCCGCGAGTGGGAGGGGGTCGACGTGGCCACGGTGAACCTCTCGGAGGAGGGGTTCGAGCAGGTCATGGCGGCGATGCTCGACGTCGGCATCGGCATCGACGTGGGTCTGTGGTCACCCCGGGAGGTGCCGGCGCTGCTGGCCTCGGGTCTGCTGCCGCATGCCGTACGGGTCAGCATCGAACTGGATCCCGGCGAGCCGTACTTCCTGACCGGCCCGCCCGAGGCCACGGCCGAGCAGGTAAACCTGCTGCTCGACGAGGCCGGTGCGACGTGCCCCCGGCTGACCCACGGCATGAACGACTGGACGTGGCCCCTGGTCCGCGACGCGTTCCGCCGCGGCCACGCCACTCGCGTCGGCTTCGAGGACTCGGTGCTGCTGCCCGACGGCACCCCCGCCACGACCAACGCCGACCTCGTGCGGGCGGCGGTCGCCCTGCGGGCCCACGGCTGA
- a CDS encoding DUF402 domain-containing protein, giving the protein MTVTVDRAVKGYGPPVRLWKIKRPGGVHLFELRTVAEDAEGAWLAGPAGSPWVAPHDRGTSAMPVVVWLAEGRPWAAWWVGDPGDRRLEIDVCLPPEPVEDGWRYVDLELDPVLHLADGRVEIEDWDEYEESLLRGWMTADDGELARATAQACAEELRGPAKPWRERGWELLDGLERGAG; this is encoded by the coding sequence ATGACCGTGACTGTAGACCGCGCCGTGAAGGGCTATGGTCCGCCGGTGCGTCTGTGGAAGATCAAGCGTCCGGGTGGGGTCCACTTGTTCGAGCTGCGGACCGTGGCCGAGGATGCGGAGGGCGCCTGGCTCGCGGGGCCGGCCGGGTCGCCGTGGGTGGCGCCGCACGATCGGGGAACGTCGGCGATGCCCGTCGTGGTGTGGCTGGCCGAGGGGCGGCCCTGGGCGGCGTGGTGGGTCGGTGATCCGGGCGACCGGCGGCTCGAGATCGACGTGTGCCTGCCACCCGAGCCCGTCGAGGACGGCTGGCGATATGTGGATCTGGAGCTCGACCCGGTGCTGCACCTCGCGGACGGGCGGGTCGAGATAGAGGACTGGGACGAGTACGAGGAGTCGCTGCTGCGCGGCTGGATGACCGCGGACGACGGCGAGCTCGCGCGGGCCACGGCGCAGGCGTGCGCCGAGGAGCTCCGGGGGCCCGCGAAGCCGTGGCGGGAACGCGGATGGGAGCTGCTCGACGGTCTGGAACGGGGGGCCGGGTGA
- a CDS encoding HIT family protein: MASIFTQIINGDLPGRFVWSDDRVAAFLTIAPLTAGHTLVVPREEIDDWTRMPADLAAHVMAVSHTIGGALKRAYGSPRVGLVIAGFEVPHAHVHVFPAYEMADFDFARADADVPAARLDEDLKRIQAALGS, translated from the coding sequence ATGGCCAGCATCTTCACGCAGATCATCAACGGCGACCTGCCGGGGCGCTTCGTCTGGTCCGACGACCGGGTGGCCGCGTTCCTGACCATCGCGCCGCTCACCGCCGGGCACACGCTGGTCGTGCCGCGCGAGGAGATCGACGACTGGACCCGGATGCCGGCCGACCTCGCCGCCCACGTGATGGCGGTCAGCCACACGATCGGCGGGGCGCTCAAGCGGGCGTACGGGTCGCCCCGGGTCGGCCTGGTGATCGCCGGTTTCGAGGTCCCGCACGCCCACGTGCACGTCTTCCCCGCGTACGAGATGGCCGACTTCGACTTCGCCCGCGCCGACGCCGACGTGCCCGCCGCGCGGCTGGACGAGGACCTCAAGCGGATCCAGGCCGCTTTGGGCAGCTAG
- a CDS encoding G5 domain-containing protein — MTYQTPHRPGFWQRLTLRQRVGLIAAALALPCLGGVAAVGVVASGGNSSSDSPETDRLAADVQPVETATTATATAPPGPTAEQTAAATVTDPAATGTDPAAAPATTAAGTTKKTMTVDTKIPFPTRKVSDDSLAEGKTRVRTKGVPGVRTVTWQITYTNGEPSKRRMVKSVVKRRPVAQVIAVGVKAESECDPNYSGCVPIASDVDCAGGSGNGPAYVKGPVDVIGDDIYDLDRDGDGVACDS; from the coding sequence GTGACGTATCAGACACCGCACCGGCCCGGCTTCTGGCAACGGCTCACCCTCCGGCAACGCGTGGGCCTGATCGCGGCCGCGCTGGCGCTCCCCTGCCTCGGAGGCGTGGCCGCGGTCGGCGTGGTCGCGAGCGGCGGCAACAGCAGCAGCGACAGCCCGGAGACCGACCGGCTCGCGGCCGACGTGCAGCCGGTCGAGACGGCAACGACGGCGACCGCCACGGCGCCGCCGGGCCCCACGGCGGAGCAGACGGCCGCGGCCACGGTGACGGATCCGGCGGCGACCGGCACGGATCCGGCCGCGGCGCCGGCGACCACCGCGGCCGGCACCACCAAGAAGACCATGACCGTCGACACCAAGATTCCGTTCCCCACCCGCAAGGTCTCCGACGACTCCCTGGCCGAGGGCAAGACCCGCGTACGGACCAAGGGTGTGCCGGGCGTGCGCACGGTGACCTGGCAGATCACCTACACCAACGGCGAGCCGAGCAAGCGGCGCATGGTCAAGTCCGTCGTCAAGCGCCGGCCCGTCGCGCAGGTGATCGCCGTCGGGGTCAAGGCCGAGAGCGAATGCGACCCGAACTACAGCGGGTGCGTGCCGATCGCCAGTGACGTGGACTGCGCGGGCGGCAGCGGGAACGGACCCGCCTACGTGAAGGGCCCGGTCGACGTCATCGGCGACGACATCTACGACCTGGACCGCGACGGCGACGGCGTGGCCTGCGACAGCTAG
- a CDS encoding GGDEF domain-containing protein, whose translation MRTLPRRASGAQRGLALLYAAVLVAAGVALSVGGGAFGAVAEIGRALFGVAGLVAALLAARDVTSRARQAWRAVAVSFAVLAVTPVIALFTTSPVLDDVSHVAFVGALVIALQLFPLAPASRRERWKTGLDAAVVLVGGFMLLWFLAIGPYVDRHGWTSEAMLLPVVDLALLFSVSRALLRRAEGALRPLAAGALVLFAGDAVHGATSQLSPWQFLVWLTADALLVAAAVEQRRPVVRRPFAPVRYLPYAAVAVAHGLMLLAAVQQGALFPWGGLALGGATISVIVLTRQAIVQRESDERAVTDELTGLANRARFRETSHRALARGERTGRLSAVLVIDLNGFKEVNDTLGHKSGDLVLVEFAKALRAGVPSWGLPCRLGGDEFAVVLPDLDFAEQAYDVAGALASALAPVVVEGRLMPLAAGIGIAVSGPGELTHDVIVHRADLAMYRAKRLGPQTRWAVWQESFEQDRAAA comes from the coding sequence GTGCGGACACTGCCTCGACGAGCATCCGGCGCCCAGCGGGGACTGGCGTTGCTCTACGCCGCCGTGCTCGTCGCGGCCGGGGTCGCGCTGAGCGTCGGCGGCGGCGCGTTCGGCGCGGTGGCCGAGATCGGCCGGGCCCTGTTCGGGGTGGCCGGTCTCGTCGCCGCCCTGCTCGCCGCCCGTGACGTGACCTCGCGGGCACGGCAGGCATGGCGCGCGGTCGCGGTGAGCTTCGCGGTGCTGGCGGTGACACCGGTGATCGCGTTGTTCACCACGTCGCCGGTGCTCGACGACGTCAGCCACGTCGCGTTCGTCGGCGCCCTGGTAATCGCCCTGCAGCTGTTCCCGCTGGCCCCCGCGAGCCGGCGGGAACGCTGGAAGACCGGGCTGGACGCGGCAGTCGTGCTGGTCGGCGGTTTCATGCTGCTGTGGTTCCTCGCCATCGGCCCGTACGTGGACCGGCACGGCTGGACCAGCGAGGCGATGCTGCTCCCCGTCGTCGACCTGGCCCTGCTGTTCAGCGTCTCCCGCGCGCTGCTGCGCCGGGCCGAAGGGGCGCTGCGCCCGCTCGCGGCGGGCGCGCTGGTCCTGTTCGCCGGTGACGCCGTCCACGGCGCGACCTCGCAGCTCTCCCCGTGGCAGTTCCTCGTCTGGCTCACCGCCGACGCCCTGCTCGTGGCGGCGGCGGTCGAACAGCGGCGACCCGTCGTCCGCCGCCCCTTCGCGCCCGTGCGGTACCTGCCGTACGCGGCCGTGGCCGTCGCGCACGGGCTGATGCTGCTGGCCGCTGTTCAACAGGGCGCCCTGTTCCCGTGGGGCGGCTTGGCCCTGGGCGGCGCCACGATCAGCGTGATCGTGCTGACCCGGCAGGCCATCGTGCAGCGTGAGAGCGACGAGCGCGCGGTCACCGACGAGCTGACCGGCCTGGCCAACCGGGCCCGCTTCCGCGAGACCTCGCACCGCGCGCTGGCCCGGGGCGAGCGGACCGGCCGGCTCAGCGCCGTGCTGGTGATCGACCTCAACGGCTTCAAGGAGGTCAACGACACTCTCGGGCACAAGTCGGGCGACCTCGTGCTGGTCGAGTTCGCCAAGGCGCTGCGGGCCGGCGTGCCGTCGTGGGGGCTGCCGTGCCGGCTCGGCGGCGACGAGTTCGCGGTGGTGCTGCCCGACCTCGACTTCGCCGAGCAGGCCTACGACGTGGCCGGCGCGCTCGCCTCGGCCCTGGCCCCGGTGGTGGTCGAGGGCCGGCTGATGCCGCTGGCGGCCGGCATCGGCATCGCCGTGTCGGGCCCGGGCGAGCTGACCCACGACGTGATCGTGCACCGGGCCGACCTGGCCATGTATCGCGCCAAGCGGCTGGGACCGCAGACCCGCTGGGCCGTCTGGCAGGAGTCGTTCGAGCAGGACCGTGCGGCCGCCTAG
- a CDS encoding AAA family ATPase, whose product MTGPPGAGKSTLARRLSRDLGWPALHRDEIHAGMSPPDMLRTYDVFFAAIRLYLTSNVSLVAEAAFQHPAWARGLEPLLRHGDVRILRCGAAMGALDRRIAERGQPPRDHTFDLVRVDVPTLDVDTTDGYAPGLDVLREFASPATSS is encoded by the coding sequence GTGACCGGGCCGCCCGGGGCCGGCAAGTCCACCCTCGCGCGCCGGCTGTCCCGCGACCTCGGGTGGCCGGCGCTGCACCGCGACGAGATCCACGCCGGCATGTCTCCGCCCGACATGCTCCGGACGTACGACGTCTTCTTCGCCGCGATCCGCCTTTACCTCACCAGCAACGTGTCCCTCGTGGCGGAGGCGGCTTTCCAGCATCCGGCCTGGGCGCGCGGGTTGGAACCTCTGCTGCGCCACGGCGATGTGCGCATTCTGCGCTGCGGTGCCGCTATGGGTGCGCTGGACCGGCGCATCGCCGAGCGGGGCCAGCCACCGCGGGACCATACCTTTGATCTCGTACGGGTTGACGTGCCGACGCTCGACGTGGACACCACCGATGGTTACGCGCCCGGACTCGACGTGCTGCGGGAGTTCGCCAGCCCGGCCACCAGCAGCTGA
- a CDS encoding MFS transporter, protein MVQIGLGLSISGFLGVVLALPLGRLADRIGGHKAWVAGSAVGGVAFLLYPLVGAFWSFVVVLGIQALTDAGRSVYTAAAVPPEVRVRTMAFVRAYLNGGFTVGAGLGAGLGRPHPATGRRVRPVRMLRCAHD, encoded by the coding sequence GTGGTCCAGATCGGCCTCGGTCTCTCGATCTCCGGGTTTCTCGGGGTCGTCCTGGCGCTGCCGCTCGGCCGCCTCGCCGACCGGATCGGCGGCCACAAGGCCTGGGTCGCCGGCTCGGCCGTGGGTGGGGTCGCGTTCCTGCTCTATCCGCTGGTCGGCGCGTTCTGGTCGTTCGTGGTCGTGCTGGGGATCCAGGCGCTGACCGATGCCGGGCGTTCGGTCTACACCGCCGCGGCCGTGCCCCCGGAGGTGCGCGTACGGACCATGGCGTTCGTCCGGGCCTACCTCAACGGGGGGTTCACCGTCGGGGCCGGTCTGGGCGCGGGCCTGGGTCGGCCGCACCCCGCGACCGGTCGACG
- a CDS encoding lytic polysaccharide monooxygenase, translated as MSLRRRLALLVAAVLTAPLIAVIAPASPASAHGWITSPPSRQDQCATGAVANCGSIQYEPQSVEAPKGSTSCSGGSSYTVLNDDNKGWRVTPVGSSTAFTWRNTAMHRTLNWQYYVDGRLHQTFTNGNAQPPQVLSHQLTGLPGGRHKILAVWNIFDTPMAFYSCVDVTVSGGGTNPPTTPPTNPPTTCGAAWNASAVYTGGMNVSHKGRAYTARYWTQGEEPGTTGEWGAWQDKGAC; from the coding sequence ATGAGCCTGAGAAGAAGACTGGCCCTGCTGGTCGCGGCCGTCCTCACCGCTCCGCTGATCGCTGTCATTGCCCCCGCGAGCCCGGCCAGCGCCCATGGCTGGATCACCAGTCCCCCGAGCCGTCAGGACCAGTGCGCCACCGGCGCGGTCGCCAACTGCGGTTCCATCCAGTACGAGCCCCAGAGCGTCGAGGCGCCCAAGGGGTCGACCAGCTGCAGCGGCGGCAGCTCGTACACGGTGCTCAACGACGACAACAAGGGCTGGCGGGTCACCCCGGTCGGCAGCTCGACGGCGTTCACCTGGCGCAACACGGCCATGCACCGCACGCTCAATTGGCAGTACTACGTGGACGGCCGGCTGCACCAGACGTTCACCAACGGCAACGCCCAGCCGCCGCAGGTGCTCAGCCACCAGCTGACCGGTCTGCCCGGCGGGCGGCACAAGATCCTGGCCGTCTGGAACATCTTCGACACCCCGATGGCGTTCTACTCCTGCGTCGACGTCACCGTGAGCGGCGGCGGCACCAACCCGCCGACCACACCGCCGACGAACCCGCCCACCACCTGCGGGGCGGCGTGGAACGCGTCGGCCGTCTACACGGGCGGCATGAACGTCTCGCACAAGGGCCGGGCCTACACCGCGCGCTACTGGACGCAGGGCGAGGAGCCCGGCACCACCGGCGAGTGGGGCGCCTGGCAGGACAAGGGCGCCTGCTGA
- a CDS encoding substrate-binding domain-containing protein, whose translation MTFRRVTLVVVLSLAACSGPAAAPAPTVPTGHRHEHSAGPAPSGAPRGTVVVHAADPLRDTLTQLVPKFEEAFPGTEVSVDYGAGLEHAQHILHGMPVDVFLSSDEAATTMVTAAHDRGTPTVVARNPIVIALPPTGDRIRAIGDLRDATVALCAETTPCGRGSRAALDAAAVDVRHPSVEADASTALARVRTGAADAALTYRTDVVAAGGDLRSVDFEQATGLADRYTAIRPSTGGNPVTADAFVTFLSSALARHIFADAGLSPA comes from the coding sequence ATGACCTTTCGCCGCGTCACCCTCGTCGTCGTCCTCAGCCTGGCGGCGTGCTCCGGTCCGGCCGCCGCGCCCGCTCCCACCGTTCCCACCGGACATCGCCACGAGCACAGCGCCGGTCCCGCACCGTCGGGCGCGCCCCGGGGCACCGTCGTCGTGCACGCCGCCGACCCCCTGCGTGACACCCTGACCCAGCTCGTTCCCAAGTTCGAGGAGGCGTTCCCCGGCACCGAGGTGTCCGTCGACTACGGCGCCGGCCTCGAGCACGCGCAGCACATCCTGCACGGCATGCCCGTCGACGTGTTCCTCTCGTCCGACGAGGCCGCCACCACCATGGTCACCGCCGCGCACGACCGTGGCACCCCCACCGTCGTCGCCCGCAACCCGATCGTCATCGCCCTGCCCCCCACCGGCGACCGGATCCGCGCGATCGGCGACCTGCGCGACGCCACGGTCGCCCTGTGCGCCGAAACCACCCCGTGCGGCCGCGGCAGCCGGGCCGCCCTCGACGCGGCCGCCGTCGACGTGCGGCACCCCTCCGTCGAAGCCGACGCCTCCACCGCGCTGGCCCGGGTCCGTACGGGTGCCGCCGACGCGGCCCTGACCTACCGCACGGACGTGGTGGCCGCGGGCGGCGACCTCCGGTCGGTCGACTTCGAGCAGGCCACCGGGCTGGCCGACCGCTACACGGCGATCCGCCCCAGCACCGGTGGCAACCCCGTGACCGCCGACGCCTTCGTCACGTTCCTCAGCTCAGCCCTGGCCCGGCACATCTTCGCCGACGCCGGCCTCTCCCCCGCCTGA
- a CDS encoding maleylpyruvate isomerase N-terminal domain-containing protein, which translates to MKQAFLGTAAAVSGLLHCAELTGRWQQPSALPSFRVSGLAGHLARAVFNVERWLETPSEYGGTPIDAVAYYLAGAAPAPDLGDTVPARIRETGEQEAAAGPAALAAAFDAARARLGTLLPTLPPDRPVQVFAHVMPLEQCLLTRLVELTVHLDDLAVSLDRPTPPVPPAAADAVTVCLARLSAARHGFLPVLRTLSRRERVEGPIAAF; encoded by the coding sequence GTGAAGCAGGCGTTTCTCGGCACCGCCGCGGCCGTCTCCGGGCTGCTGCACTGCGCCGAGCTGACCGGCCGGTGGCAGCAGCCCAGCGCGCTGCCGTCGTTCCGGGTCAGCGGCCTGGCCGGGCATCTGGCCCGCGCGGTCTTCAACGTCGAGCGCTGGCTGGAGACCCCATCGGAGTACGGCGGCACCCCGATCGATGCCGTCGCCTACTACCTGGCCGGCGCCGCACCCGCGCCCGACCTGGGCGACACCGTGCCGGCCCGGATCCGCGAGACGGGTGAGCAGGAGGCCGCCGCCGGCCCGGCCGCCCTGGCCGCTGCCTTCGACGCCGCCCGCGCCCGCCTCGGCACGCTGCTGCCCACGCTGCCGCCCGACCGCCCGGTGCAGGTGTTCGCCCACGTCATGCCGCTGGAGCAGTGCCTGCTGACCCGGCTCGTCGAGCTCACGGTGCACCTGGACGACCTGGCCGTCAGCCTCGACCGGCCCACTCCCCCGGTCCCGCCCGCGGCCGCCGACGCGGTGACCGTCTGCCTGGCCCGCCTCTCCGCGGCGCGGCACGGCTTCCTCCCGGTGCTCCGCACGCTGTCCCGGCGCGAACGCGTCGAAGGCCCGATCGCGGCGTTCTGA
- a CDS encoding isocitrate lyase/phosphoenolpyruvate mutase family protein: MNAFRDLLSAGRVTHVPGVFDPLSATLAVHAGHRAVYFAKAAVASVMMGRPDVGFVPATQLADRAATLGPVLGGTPLLADAGSGFETEQGAVWTALSYQRAGIAGVVVTGMVAELRAQVPDLAVVARTNAYAAGGLDAVVEDCRRFAELGADAVLPAGVGTHGELSLLQATLPGVPLVLSRSEAATTPPLLPDARLAALGVRLVLHPLAALLAAARSASQAYRAILADGTADTVERMPWAAFTALAPPPEPASLPVPVPTNLDT; the protein is encoded by the coding sequence ATGAACGCTTTCCGAGACCTGCTGTCGGCCGGGCGCGTGACCCATGTGCCGGGCGTGTTCGACCCGTTGAGCGCGACGCTCGCCGTGCACGCCGGCCACCGCGCGGTGTATTTCGCGAAGGCGGCCGTGGCCTCGGTGATGATGGGCCGCCCGGACGTCGGCTTCGTGCCGGCCACACAACTCGCCGACCGCGCGGCCACGCTCGGCCCGGTGCTCGGTGGCACGCCGTTGCTGGCCGACGCGGGCTCGGGTTTCGAGACCGAGCAGGGCGCGGTGTGGACGGCGCTGTCCTATCAGCGGGCCGGCATCGCGGGCGTGGTCGTCACCGGCATGGTCGCCGAGCTGCGGGCCCAGGTGCCCGACCTCGCCGTCGTGGCCCGGACCAACGCGTACGCGGCGGGCGGGCTGGACGCCGTGGTCGAGGACTGCCGCAGGTTCGCCGAGCTGGGCGCCGACGCCGTGCTCCCGGCCGGAGTGGGCACGCACGGCGAGTTGTCGCTGCTGCAGGCCACGCTGCCCGGCGTGCCGCTGGTGCTGTCCCGGTCCGAGGCGGCCACGACCCCGCCGTTGCTGCCCGACGCCCGGCTGGCCGCCCTCGGCGTACGGCTCGTGCTGCACCCGCTGGCTGCCCTGCTGGCCGCGGCCCGTTCGGCGTCGCAGGCCTACCGGGCCATCCTGGCGGACGGTACGGCCGACACGGTCGAGCGCATGCCGTGGGCCGCGTTCACCGCGCTGGCCCCGCCGCCCGAGCCCGCGTCGCTCCCGGTCCCCGTCCCCACGAACCTCGACACGTGA
- a CDS encoding PD40 domain-containing protein translates to MRLVPGILMLSLAVVLVEAAPAHAASPGGRILAVDEGGQGVFSVRARGGDVRSLNLAIPAYGHPDFSPDGKRVTFAEQYSVYTVKADGTDRRWVIDGPSAPAFPRWSPDGTEIGFESGNIMAGAVAAPAGRPVYTGSDGGSLTFDWSPDGRHVAVVLSWTVGGEPWDPIYARDIWIARADGSNVARRLTSRAEAWDPYRIAWSPDGRTLAAEALGDLWSIDVRSGATTNLTGTPTVVESSPIWSPDNRVLAFGRQAAGATGPQVWLRPARSRGDTGRSLGVDGVPTSWR, encoded by the coding sequence ATGCGCCTCGTCCCCGGAATTCTGATGCTCTCGCTGGCAGTCGTGCTCGTCGAGGCGGCGCCGGCCCACGCGGCGTCCCCCGGCGGCCGCATCCTTGCGGTCGACGAGGGCGGGCAGGGGGTCTTCAGCGTGCGCGCCCGCGGCGGTGACGTGCGCAGCCTCAACCTGGCCATTCCGGCGTACGGGCATCCCGACTTCTCGCCCGACGGCAAGCGCGTCACGTTCGCCGAGCAGTACAGCGTCTACACGGTCAAGGCCGACGGCACCGACCGCCGGTGGGTCATCGACGGACCGTCGGCGCCGGCCTTCCCGCGCTGGTCGCCTGACGGCACCGAGATCGGCTTCGAGTCGGGCAACATCATGGCGGGCGCGGTCGCCGCCCCGGCCGGCCGCCCGGTCTACACGGGCTCCGACGGCGGTTCGCTCACCTTCGACTGGTCGCCCGACGGGCGGCACGTGGCGGTCGTGCTGTCGTGGACCGTCGGCGGTGAACCGTGGGACCCGATCTACGCCCGCGACATCTGGATCGCCCGCGCCGACGGCTCGAACGTCGCCCGCCGCCTCACCAGCCGCGCGGAGGCGTGGGATCCGTACCGGATCGCGTGGAGCCCCGACGGCCGCACCCTCGCCGCCGAAGCTCTGGGTGACTTGTGGTCGATCGACGTGCGCAGCGGCGCCACGACCAACCTGACCGGCACGCCCACGGTCGTCGAGTCGAGCCCGATCTGGTCGCCCGACAACCGGGTGCTCGCGTTCGGCCGCCAGGCCGCGGGGGCCACCGGCCCGCAGGTGTGGTTGCGTCCGGCCCGGTCCCGCGGCGACACCGGGCGCAGCCTGGGCGTCGACGGCGTCCCGACGAGCTGGCGCTGA